The Actinomycetota bacterium nucleotide sequence GCGGAGGCATGCCCATCGGCAACCTGATGGCGTTCCTGAACTACATCATCCAGATCCTGATGTCGGTGATGATGGCGACCTTCATGCTCACGATGCTCCCGCGTGCCGAGGCGTCCGCCGTACGCATCCGCGAGGTGCTCGACGCCGAGCCGTCGGTGACCGACCCGCCCGCGCCGATCTCGCCGGACGCGAAGCGCGGCTGCCTCGAGTTCCGCGGCGTCGAGTTCCGCTACCCGGGCGCCCAGGAGCCGGTCCTGCGCGACATCTCGTTCTCGGCCGGTCCCGGCGAGACGACCGCGATCATCGGGTCGACCGGCTCGGGCAAGTCCACGCTGGTCAACCTCATCCCGCGCTTCTACGACGTGACGGCCGGCGAGGTCCTTGTCGACGGCGTCGACGTGCGCGCGCTCGCGCAGGAGGACCTGTGGCGGCGCATCGGCTTCATCCCGCAGAAGGCGTTCCTGTTCTCGGGCACCGTGGCGAGCAACCTGCGCTACGGCGACGAGGCGGCCGCCGACGAGGACCTGTGGGCCGCGTTGCGCATCGCCCAGGGCGCCGACTTCGTCACCGAGATGCCCGAGGGACTCGCCGCGCCCATCGCGCAGGGCGGCGCGAACGTGTCCGGTGGCCAGCGCCAGCGGCTCGCCATCGCGCGCGCGCTCGTGAAGCGCCCCGAGATCTACGTGTTCGACGACAGCTTCTCGGCGCTCGACTTCAAGACCGACGCGCGCCTGCGCGCCGCGCTCGCGAGCGAGACGCGCGAGGCGACCGTGGTCATCGTCGCCCAGCGGGTCGGCACGATCATGCACGCCGACCGGATCGTGGTGCTCGACGAGGGACGCGTCGCCGGCATCGGCACGCACGCCGAACTCATGGAGACCTGCGAGACGTACCGCGAGATCGTGTTCTCGCAGGTGACCGAGGAGGAGATCGCCTAGATGGCCGAGACGAAGCCAGAGAGCGCGGGCGGCCCCGGGCGCGGGCGCGGGCCCGGCGGGCCGGCCGGCATGATGGGCGGCCACGGGATGATCGGCTCGGGCGCGAAGTCCAAGGACTTCCGCGTCTCGGGACGGCGGCTGCTCGGGTTGCTGAAGCCCCGTCGCGCGATGATCGCGTTCGTGGTGACACTCGCGCTCGTGAGCGTCGTGCTCTCGACGCTGGGGCCGAAGATCCTCGGC carries:
- a CDS encoding ABC transporter ATP-binding protein codes for the protein MISLLKTYLKPYRWRVALVMLLLLVQAIGGLYLPELNADIINDGVAKGDTAAILRIGGLMLAVTLVLGIISIVSVYFGSYSSMAFGRDLRAAIFRRVGSFSQTEVNRFGTPSLITRNTNDVQQIQMVVLMSLNVMILAPFMGIGGVIMALRQDVPLSATLLVIVPLMVVFLGILAKTALPLFTSMQKKVDRINQVMRETLSGVRVIRAFVRDGFEQARFAEANEDLTDNARKVFRLFSLMWPVLLGVMNLSTVAILWFGAHRVAGGGMPIGNLMAFLNYIIQILMSVMMATFMLTMLPRAEASAVRIREVLDAEPSVTDPPAPISPDAKRGCLEFRGVEFRYPGAQEPVLRDISFSAGPGETTAIIGSTGSGKSTLVNLIPRFYDVTAGEVLVDGVDVRALAQEDLWRRIGFIPQKAFLFSGTVASNLRYGDEAAADEDLWAALRIAQGADFVTEMPEGLAAPIAQGGANVSGGQRQRLAIARALVKRPEIYVFDDSFSALDFKTDARLRAALASETREATVVIVAQRVGTIMHADRIVVLDEGRVAGIGTHAELMETCETYREIVFSQVTEEEIA
- a CDS encoding ABC transporter ATP-binding protein, whose protein sequence is MAETKPESAGGPGRGRGPGGPAGMMGGHGMIGSGAKSKDFRVSGRRLLGLLKPRRAMIAFVVTLALVSVVLSTLGPKILGGATNELFSGLMSQILTEQVAKTLPPGVPVESVTKDQLISGMRARGQATDADMLANMDVK